The Penicillium psychrofluorescens genome assembly, chromosome: 2 nucleotide sequence TATCCTCGAGGATTTGAGACAAACCAAAGATTACGTGAACCAGTTTGGTGAGCTCATTACAACTGCATTTCAACATGTGCAACTTGCTGATTGAAGTTGAAAGGCCTTTCAAGATCGGCACTCTTCACTGCAGTGAATGATTCCCTCAACCGTCTGGAGACAGATTACATTGACGTATTCTGGATCCATCGGTTTGATCCATATACACCAATCGAAGAGACCATGCATGCTCTTCATGACCTCGTTATTTCAGGCAAGATCCGTTATCTCGGAGCTTCATCAATGTGGACCTACCAATTCGCCATGATGCAAGCCTACGCGGAGCAGAAGGGATTGACTAAATTCATTGCCATGCAGGTACGTGATAATAATAGACCCCGACTGGATTGCATGTATTGATAAAGTTACAAAGAATCGCTACAACCTGCTATATcgcgaagaagaacgggAGATGATCAAGTTCTGCAACACAACTGGCGTGGCTGTTATTCCGGTAAGAAAGCGGGCTTTCCGATCTTAATCTTTATACTTCTGTCGACTAATTCCTGTGATTTTTACTTAGTGGGGTCCCCTTGCAGAAGGCCAGCTCGCTCGTCCTTTGAGTGTTCGAGGAACCACTACCAGATCTTCCGAAGGCAATGAAACCCCTTCGAGCATGCGTGACGAGTCCAAAGAAATCATTAACCGAGTAGACGAGCTAGCTAAGAAGAAG carries:
- a CDS encoding uncharacterized protein (ID:PFLUO_003764-T1.cds;~source:funannotate); its protein translation is MWTYQFAMMQAYAEQKGLTKFIAMQNRYNLLYREEEREMIKFCNTTGVAVIPWGPLAEGQLARPLSVRGTTTRSSEGNETPSSMRDESKEIINRVDELAKKKGWTMSQVTLAWIMKRVTSPIIGFSSVARIDDALSARGKELTPEEEKYLEQAYTPVEVEGHF